The Corallococcus exiguus genome includes a window with the following:
- a CDS encoding DedA family protein → MWIEHVDKLIGALGPFGFLVLGVAAMLEYVVPPFPGDTIVLMGGVYAVRGVKPWWLVLAVVTAGSVVGAFINYSVGRWLAKRFEAQPGRSFFGLTHARLEQVQARMRHAGPWLLLVNRFLPGIRGVIFIAAGAARMPRFNALVLGAISALAHSGLILALGMAVGGNLERLTVLVSRYQYAVIGLLVVAALGFGVRALTRRRESAVEP, encoded by the coding sequence ATGTGGATCGAGCACGTCGACAAGCTGATTGGGGCGCTGGGGCCGTTCGGGTTCCTGGTGCTCGGCGTGGCGGCGATGCTGGAGTACGTGGTGCCGCCGTTCCCCGGGGACACCATCGTGCTCATGGGCGGCGTCTACGCCGTGCGCGGGGTGAAGCCCTGGTGGCTGGTGCTCGCGGTGGTGACCGCGGGCAGCGTGGTGGGCGCGTTCATCAACTACTCGGTGGGCCGGTGGCTGGCGAAGCGCTTCGAGGCGCAGCCGGGGCGCTCCTTTTTCGGGCTCACGCACGCGCGGCTGGAGCAGGTGCAGGCGCGGATGCGGCACGCGGGGCCGTGGCTGCTGCTGGTGAACCGGTTCCTGCCGGGCATCCGGGGCGTCATCTTCATCGCGGCGGGAGCGGCGCGCATGCCGCGCTTCAACGCGCTGGTGCTGGGTGCCATCTCCGCGCTGGCGCACAGCGGGCTCATCCTGGCGCTGGGCATGGCGGTGGGCGGCAACCTGGAGCGGTTGACGGTGCTGGTATCGCGCTACCAATACGCGGTCATCGGGCTGCTCGTGGTGGCGGCGCTGGGGTTCGGTGTGCGGGCGCTGACGCGGCGGCGTGAGTCGGCCGTGGAACCGTAG